From one Bacillus sp. FJAT-42376 genomic stretch:
- a CDS encoding protein phosphatase 2C domain-containing protein translates to MLISLLSHKSPKKNEIEDAFFLSSDSRIFGVFDGVTPLDPALFTGGHNGAYLASHLFASSLAEYRNSNKTLEEWLVETNSFLLEQMKSSLVNTEERHLRWATCAAVLEIKGDEAFYVQCGDCMIIMEDISGKITPLTSNSVEGISARAKAERERRRKSGENIREESFFDSSSFEKMKHHRQLANRPIGYSVANGDPELKDFIQSGKIALNRARSLFLLSDGLFHPELSLEEVYKEVSHTGIESYAEALRYKEYTEGLPHDDMTGIFIRLDNEVCLNPN, encoded by the coding sequence TTGTTAATTTCTCTGCTGAGCCATAAAAGTCCGAAAAAAAATGAAATTGAAGATGCATTTTTTCTATCAAGCGATAGCCGGATATTTGGTGTATTTGATGGGGTGACCCCGTTAGATCCTGCTTTATTCACGGGCGGCCATAACGGGGCCTATCTTGCATCTCATCTGTTCGCGTCTTCTCTTGCTGAGTACAGGAACAGCAATAAAACACTGGAAGAATGGCTTGTGGAAACCAATTCCTTTCTGCTGGAGCAAATGAAATCCTCTCTTGTGAACACGGAAGAGAGGCATTTAAGGTGGGCAACATGTGCTGCTGTTCTGGAGATTAAGGGGGACGAAGCTTTTTATGTCCAGTGCGGCGATTGTATGATCATCATGGAGGATATTTCCGGAAAAATCACTCCTTTAACATCTAATTCCGTCGAGGGTATTTCTGCAAGAGCAAAGGCTGAGCGTGAGCGGAGAAGAAAAAGTGGAGAGAACATTCGCGAAGAATCCTTCTTTGACAGCAGTTCTTTTGAAAAAATGAAGCACCATCGCCAATTAGCCAATCGTCCAATAGGGTATTCCGTAGCAAACGGAGATCCTGAACTTAAAGATTTTATCCAATCCGGGAAAATTGCGTTAAACCGTGCCCGAAGCCTGTTTCTTTTAAGTGACGGACTTTTTCACCCGGAGCTTTCTTTAGAGGAAGTGTACAAAGAAGTGTCGCATACCGGCATAGAATCTTATGCAGAAGCATTAAGGTACAAAGAGTATACAGAAGGACTGCCGCATGATGACATGACCGGCATTTTCATACGATTAGATAACGAAGTTTGCCTAAATCCTAATTAA
- the odhB gene encoding 2-oxoglutarate dehydrogenase complex dihydrolipoyllysine-residue succinyltransferase, protein MAEIKVPELAESISEGTIAQWLKQPGDFVEQGEYLLELETDKVNVELTAEQSGVLKEVLKDAGDTVQVGEIIGTIDEKEETGSGQSSDQDSQQAELKPVKEESKKEEPKTDRIPSRENEPAAQADSKNRTIASPAARKLAREKGIDLSSVNASDPLGRVRKHDIENHQNAPKQQPQAAKAAEKAPQPQAENPAKPVERVKMSRRRQTIANRLVEVQQTAAMLTTFNEVDMTAVMDVRKRRKDKFFEQHDVRLGFMSFFTKAVVAALKQFPLLNAEIQGTELVLKKFYDIGIAVAAPDGLVVPVVRDADRMSFAGIEGEISNLAKKARDNKLTLNELQGGTFTITNGGVFGSLLSTPILNAPQVGILGMHKIQWRPIALDQERMENRPMMYIALSYDHRIVDGKEAVSFLATVKELLEDPESLLLEG, encoded by the coding sequence ATGGCTGAAATTAAAGTACCGGAACTTGCAGAATCGATCTCGGAGGGAACAATTGCCCAGTGGCTAAAGCAGCCAGGTGATTTTGTAGAGCAGGGTGAATACCTGCTTGAACTCGAAACAGATAAAGTGAATGTTGAATTAACAGCAGAACAATCCGGAGTATTGAAAGAAGTGCTGAAAGACGCTGGGGATACCGTTCAAGTTGGAGAAATCATCGGTACAATCGATGAAAAAGAAGAAACGGGCAGCGGACAAAGCTCAGATCAGGACAGTCAGCAAGCAGAACTGAAGCCAGTTAAAGAGGAATCTAAAAAAGAAGAGCCAAAAACCGACCGTATTCCATCCAGGGAAAATGAACCGGCTGCACAGGCTGATTCTAAAAATCGTACCATTGCTTCCCCGGCTGCCAGAAAACTCGCCAGGGAAAAAGGGATTGATTTAAGTTCAGTCAATGCTTCGGATCCTCTTGGAAGAGTCCGCAAGCACGATATCGAGAATCATCAAAATGCGCCGAAACAGCAGCCTCAGGCGGCAAAAGCGGCTGAAAAAGCTCCTCAGCCTCAGGCTGAAAATCCGGCTAAGCCTGTAGAGCGGGTAAAAATGTCCCGCCGCAGACAAACGATTGCCAACCGTTTGGTGGAAGTGCAGCAAACGGCAGCCATGCTGACGACATTTAATGAAGTCGATATGACTGCTGTCATGGATGTAAGAAAGCGCCGTAAAGATAAATTTTTCGAGCAGCATGATGTCCGCCTTGGATTTATGTCGTTTTTCACAAAAGCTGTTGTTGCTGCCCTTAAGCAATTCCCGCTTTTAAATGCAGAGATTCAAGGAACGGAGCTTGTGCTTAAAAAATTCTATGACATTGGAATCGCCGTGGCTGCACCTGATGGACTAGTCGTTCCGGTTGTCCGTGATGCAGACCGCATGAGCTTTGCAGGAATCGAAGGAGAAATTTCCAATCTTGCAAAAAAAGCCAGAGATAACAAGCTTACACTGAATGAATTGCAGGGCGGCACATTCACAATCACGAACGGAGGAGTATTTGGCTCCCTTCTATCTACACCGATTTTGAACGCTCCTCAAGTAGGGATTTTGGGCATGCATAAAATTCAATGGCGCCCAATTGCTCTTGATCAGGAAAGAATGGAAAACCGTCCAATGATGTATATTGCTCTATCATACGACCACCGTATAGTAGATGGAAAAGAAGCGGTAAGCTTCTTGGCAACGGTTAAAGAACTGCTTGAAGACCCTGAATCCCTGCTTTTAGAAGGGTAA